The following DNA comes from Pseudomonadota bacterium.
GTTCATCCCCGCGCTCCCCGGCACGCCGTCATGCGTTCTCGAAGTCGTTCCACTCGATTCCCAGCTGCTGGACGATCCCGCGCAGAGTGCCGGACTTGAGATCCTTGGCCCCCCAGTCCGGGACGACGGTCGCCTTCCCCGTGCGCGGGTT
Coding sequences within:
- a CDS encoding type II toxin-antitoxin system HicA family toxin, producing MKYREAAGGLRRLGCEELPRRSGGSHRKWHNPRTGKATVVPDWGAKDLKSGTLRGIVQQLGIEWNDFENA